One genomic region from Quercus robur chromosome 4, dhQueRobu3.1, whole genome shotgun sequence encodes:
- the LOC126724144 gene encoding protein SOSEKI 1 isoform X2: MNAKGSPATVMEPTEYMGFMEEDPIIIDRRRRIRRNQIGMEAKGGEVRRLHIIYFLSHMGRVEHPHLVRVHHFNRNGVYLRDVKRWLSDLRGKDMPEVFTWSYKRRYKTGYVWQDLLDDDLITPISDNEYVLKGSEIINTPFVKDHGSHSEKKASILKKQQPVEVGVLAEEEHLEQPLTNEEYQIQPDSKVNTSTEFSSEITEESTCFGSERSTLANDSPKLEEEKQEQSEKFETTSFYSALLSRKNKKKSNKNKEENAGTPASAYSSSSSSKSSFTKSKTYSGGASSMIRNFIRCGAVDTNDAVLIMMNRANRTKTCEEEILGEHGTNWNQEEQQQQQQQQKQQHQEQQKARESYDGGHGSQKKHSEFSKQKAVNTAYKPVAGPNCSQCGKSFEPEKMHKHMKSCRGMKALAKTAAVNTEKAPSAESMTSSHRKSTSGYFLTN; encoded by the exons ATGAATGCAAAAGGCTCACCCGCTACTGTTATGGAACCAACAGAGTACATGGGGTTTATGGAGGAGGACCCCATCATCATCGATAG aagaagaagaataagaagaaaccAAATAGGAATGGAAGCCAAAGGTGGAGAAGTGAGACGTTTACACATTATTTACTTCCTTAGTCATATGGGTCGAGTTGAGCATCCTCATCTCGTTCGTGTACACCATTTCAATCGTAATGGTGTCTATCTGAGAG ATGTTAAGAGATGGCTTTCGGATCTGCGAGGAAAGGACATGCCAGAAGTTTTCACTTGGTCCTACAAGAG GAGGTACAAGACAGGTTATGTTTGGCAGGACTTGCTAGATGATGATCTTATCACTCCTATATCTGACAATGAATATGTGCTCAAAGGATCCGAAATTATCAATACCCCATTTG TTAAAGATCATGGTTCACACTCTGAAAAAAAAGCTTCAATATTGAAAAAGCAACAGCCTGTTGAAGTTGGAGTCCTAGCTGAAGAAGAACACCTGGAGCAACCTTTGACTAATGAAGAATATCAAATACAGCCAGATTCTAAAGTCAATACCTCAACAGAGTTCTCTTCTGAAATCACTGAAGAATCAACTTGTTTCGGCTCTGAGAGGTCAACGTTAGCCAATGATTCACCGAAGCTTGAAGAAGAGAAGCAAGAGCAGAGTGAGAAATTCGAAACTACTTCTTTTTATTCAGCTCTGTTGAGTaggaagaataaaaagaagagcAACAAGAACAAAGAGGAAAATGCTGGTACACCAGCCTCAGCATATTCATCATCTTCGTCTTCAAAATCCTCATTTACAAAGAGCAAGACCTATTCAGGTGGAGCTTCTAGCATGATTCGCAATTTTATTAGGTGTGGTGCTGTGGATACCAATGATGCAGTTTTAATCATGATGAACCGGGCAAACAGAACAAAGACTTGTGAAGAAGAGATATTGGGAGAGCATGGGACTAATTGGAATCAAGaggagcagcagcagcaacaacaacaacaaaaacaacaacatcaaGAACAGCAGAAAGCTAG GGAAAGCTATGATGGAGGACATGGTTCACAGAAGAAGCATAGtgaattttctaaacaaaaGGCCGTTAACACTGCTTACAAGCCAGTGGCTGGGCCAAATTGCTC GCAGTGTGGGAAGTCGTTCGAGCCAGAAAAAATGCATAAGCATATGAAGTCCTGTAGGGGAATGAAAGCATTGGCAAAAACTGCAGCAGTTAACACTGAGAAGGCACCATCTGCAGAATCAATGACTTCCTCCCATAGGAAATCAACAAGTGGCTATTTTTTGACCAACTAA
- the LOC126724144 gene encoding protein SOSEKI 1 isoform X3 → MEAKGGEVRRLHIIYFLSHMGRVEHPHLVRVHHFNRNGVYLRDVKRWLSDLRGKDMPEVFTWSYKRRYKTGYVWQDLLDDDLITPISDNEYVLKGSEIINTPFEVKDHGSHSEKKASILKKQQPVEVGVLAEEEHLEQPLTNEEYQIQPDSKVNTSTEFSSEITEESTCFGSERSTLANDSPKLEEEKQEQSEKFETTSFYSALLSRKNKKKSNKNKEENAGTPASAYSSSSSSKSSFTKSKTYSGGASSMIRNFIRCGAVDTNDAVLIMMNRANRTKTCEEEILGEHGTNWNQEEQQQQQQQQKQQHQEQQKARESYDGGHGSQKKHSEFSKQKAVNTAYKPVAGPNCSQCGKSFEPEKMHKHMKSCRGMKALAKTAAVNTEKAPSAESMTSSHRKSTSGYFLTN, encoded by the exons ATGGAAGCCAAAGGTGGAGAAGTGAGACGTTTACACATTATTTACTTCCTTAGTCATATGGGTCGAGTTGAGCATCCTCATCTCGTTCGTGTACACCATTTCAATCGTAATGGTGTCTATCTGAGAG ATGTTAAGAGATGGCTTTCGGATCTGCGAGGAAAGGACATGCCAGAAGTTTTCACTTGGTCCTACAAGAG GAGGTACAAGACAGGTTATGTTTGGCAGGACTTGCTAGATGATGATCTTATCACTCCTATATCTGACAATGAATATGTGCTCAAAGGATCCGAAATTATCAATACCCCATTTG AAGTTAAAGATCATGGTTCACACTCTGAAAAAAAAGCTTCAATATTGAAAAAGCAACAGCCTGTTGAAGTTGGAGTCCTAGCTGAAGAAGAACACCTGGAGCAACCTTTGACTAATGAAGAATATCAAATACAGCCAGATTCTAAAGTCAATACCTCAACAGAGTTCTCTTCTGAAATCACTGAAGAATCAACTTGTTTCGGCTCTGAGAGGTCAACGTTAGCCAATGATTCACCGAAGCTTGAAGAAGAGAAGCAAGAGCAGAGTGAGAAATTCGAAACTACTTCTTTTTATTCAGCTCTGTTGAGTaggaagaataaaaagaagagcAACAAGAACAAAGAGGAAAATGCTGGTACACCAGCCTCAGCATATTCATCATCTTCGTCTTCAAAATCCTCATTTACAAAGAGCAAGACCTATTCAGGTGGAGCTTCTAGCATGATTCGCAATTTTATTAGGTGTGGTGCTGTGGATACCAATGATGCAGTTTTAATCATGATGAACCGGGCAAACAGAACAAAGACTTGTGAAGAAGAGATATTGGGAGAGCATGGGACTAATTGGAATCAAGaggagcagcagcagcaacaacaacaacaaaaacaacaacatcaaGAACAGCAGAAAGCTAG GGAAAGCTATGATGGAGGACATGGTTCACAGAAGAAGCATAGtgaattttctaaacaaaaGGCCGTTAACACTGCTTACAAGCCAGTGGCTGGGCCAAATTGCTC GCAGTGTGGGAAGTCGTTCGAGCCAGAAAAAATGCATAAGCATATGAAGTCCTGTAGGGGAATGAAAGCATTGGCAAAAACTGCAGCAGTTAACACTGAGAAGGCACCATCTGCAGAATCAATGACTTCCTCCCATAGGAAATCAACAAGTGGCTATTTTTTGACCAACTAA
- the LOC126724144 gene encoding protein SOSEKI 1 isoform X4, whose amino-acid sequence MNAKGSPATVMEPTEYMGFMEEDPIIIDRRRRIRRNQIGMEAKGGEVRRLHIIYFLSHMGRVEHPHLVRVHHFNRNGVYLRDVKRWLSDLRGKDMPEVFTWSYKRRYKTGYVWQDLLDDDLITPISDNEYVLKGSEIINTPFEVKDHGSHSEKKASILKKQQPVEVGVLAEEEHLEQPLTNEEYQIQPDSKVNTSTEFSSEITEESTCFGSERSTLANDSPKLEEEKQEQSEKFETTSFYSALLSRKNKKKSNKNKEENAGTPASAYSSSSSSKSSFTKSKTYSGGASSMIRNFIRCGAVDTNDAVLIMMNRANRTKTCEEEILGEHGTNWNQEEQQQQQQQQKQQHQEQQKARESYDGGHGSQKKHSEFSKQKAVNTAYKPVAGPNCSVP is encoded by the exons ATGAATGCAAAAGGCTCACCCGCTACTGTTATGGAACCAACAGAGTACATGGGGTTTATGGAGGAGGACCCCATCATCATCGATAG aagaagaagaataagaagaaaccAAATAGGAATGGAAGCCAAAGGTGGAGAAGTGAGACGTTTACACATTATTTACTTCCTTAGTCATATGGGTCGAGTTGAGCATCCTCATCTCGTTCGTGTACACCATTTCAATCGTAATGGTGTCTATCTGAGAG ATGTTAAGAGATGGCTTTCGGATCTGCGAGGAAAGGACATGCCAGAAGTTTTCACTTGGTCCTACAAGAG GAGGTACAAGACAGGTTATGTTTGGCAGGACTTGCTAGATGATGATCTTATCACTCCTATATCTGACAATGAATATGTGCTCAAAGGATCCGAAATTATCAATACCCCATTTG AAGTTAAAGATCATGGTTCACACTCTGAAAAAAAAGCTTCAATATTGAAAAAGCAACAGCCTGTTGAAGTTGGAGTCCTAGCTGAAGAAGAACACCTGGAGCAACCTTTGACTAATGAAGAATATCAAATACAGCCAGATTCTAAAGTCAATACCTCAACAGAGTTCTCTTCTGAAATCACTGAAGAATCAACTTGTTTCGGCTCTGAGAGGTCAACGTTAGCCAATGATTCACCGAAGCTTGAAGAAGAGAAGCAAGAGCAGAGTGAGAAATTCGAAACTACTTCTTTTTATTCAGCTCTGTTGAGTaggaagaataaaaagaagagcAACAAGAACAAAGAGGAAAATGCTGGTACACCAGCCTCAGCATATTCATCATCTTCGTCTTCAAAATCCTCATTTACAAAGAGCAAGACCTATTCAGGTGGAGCTTCTAGCATGATTCGCAATTTTATTAGGTGTGGTGCTGTGGATACCAATGATGCAGTTTTAATCATGATGAACCGGGCAAACAGAACAAAGACTTGTGAAGAAGAGATATTGGGAGAGCATGGGACTAATTGGAATCAAGaggagcagcagcagcaacaacaacaacaaaaacaacaacatcaaGAACAGCAGAAAGCTAG GGAAAGCTATGATGGAGGACATGGTTCACAGAAGAAGCATAGtgaattttctaaacaaaaGGCCGTTAACACTGCTTACAAGCCAGTGGCTGGGCCAAATTGCTC GGTACCATAG
- the LOC126724144 gene encoding protein SOSEKI 1 isoform X1, with protein sequence MNAKGSPATVMEPTEYMGFMEEDPIIIDRRRRIRRNQIGMEAKGGEVRRLHIIYFLSHMGRVEHPHLVRVHHFNRNGVYLRDVKRWLSDLRGKDMPEVFTWSYKRRYKTGYVWQDLLDDDLITPISDNEYVLKGSEIINTPFEVKDHGSHSEKKASILKKQQPVEVGVLAEEEHLEQPLTNEEYQIQPDSKVNTSTEFSSEITEESTCFGSERSTLANDSPKLEEEKQEQSEKFETTSFYSALLSRKNKKKSNKNKEENAGTPASAYSSSSSSKSSFTKSKTYSGGASSMIRNFIRCGAVDTNDAVLIMMNRANRTKTCEEEILGEHGTNWNQEEQQQQQQQQKQQHQEQQKARESYDGGHGSQKKHSEFSKQKAVNTAYKPVAGPNCSQCGKSFEPEKMHKHMKSCRGMKALAKTAAVNTEKAPSAESMTSSHRKSTSGYFLTN encoded by the exons ATGAATGCAAAAGGCTCACCCGCTACTGTTATGGAACCAACAGAGTACATGGGGTTTATGGAGGAGGACCCCATCATCATCGATAG aagaagaagaataagaagaaaccAAATAGGAATGGAAGCCAAAGGTGGAGAAGTGAGACGTTTACACATTATTTACTTCCTTAGTCATATGGGTCGAGTTGAGCATCCTCATCTCGTTCGTGTACACCATTTCAATCGTAATGGTGTCTATCTGAGAG ATGTTAAGAGATGGCTTTCGGATCTGCGAGGAAAGGACATGCCAGAAGTTTTCACTTGGTCCTACAAGAG GAGGTACAAGACAGGTTATGTTTGGCAGGACTTGCTAGATGATGATCTTATCACTCCTATATCTGACAATGAATATGTGCTCAAAGGATCCGAAATTATCAATACCCCATTTG AAGTTAAAGATCATGGTTCACACTCTGAAAAAAAAGCTTCAATATTGAAAAAGCAACAGCCTGTTGAAGTTGGAGTCCTAGCTGAAGAAGAACACCTGGAGCAACCTTTGACTAATGAAGAATATCAAATACAGCCAGATTCTAAAGTCAATACCTCAACAGAGTTCTCTTCTGAAATCACTGAAGAATCAACTTGTTTCGGCTCTGAGAGGTCAACGTTAGCCAATGATTCACCGAAGCTTGAAGAAGAGAAGCAAGAGCAGAGTGAGAAATTCGAAACTACTTCTTTTTATTCAGCTCTGTTGAGTaggaagaataaaaagaagagcAACAAGAACAAAGAGGAAAATGCTGGTACACCAGCCTCAGCATATTCATCATCTTCGTCTTCAAAATCCTCATTTACAAAGAGCAAGACCTATTCAGGTGGAGCTTCTAGCATGATTCGCAATTTTATTAGGTGTGGTGCTGTGGATACCAATGATGCAGTTTTAATCATGATGAACCGGGCAAACAGAACAAAGACTTGTGAAGAAGAGATATTGGGAGAGCATGGGACTAATTGGAATCAAGaggagcagcagcagcaacaacaacaacaaaaacaacaacatcaaGAACAGCAGAAAGCTAG GGAAAGCTATGATGGAGGACATGGTTCACAGAAGAAGCATAGtgaattttctaaacaaaaGGCCGTTAACACTGCTTACAAGCCAGTGGCTGGGCCAAATTGCTC GCAGTGTGGGAAGTCGTTCGAGCCAGAAAAAATGCATAAGCATATGAAGTCCTGTAGGGGAATGAAAGCATTGGCAAAAACTGCAGCAGTTAACACTGAGAAGGCACCATCTGCAGAATCAATGACTTCCTCCCATAGGAAATCAACAAGTGGCTATTTTTTGACCAACTAA
- the LOC126722831 gene encoding LOW QUALITY PROTEIN: cation/H(+) antiporter 15 (The sequence of the model RefSeq protein was modified relative to this genomic sequence to represent the inferred CDS: substituted 1 base at 1 genomic stop codon) yields the protein MTLETVANLSMVYYMFLVGLETDFTLILRAGKKAYSVVLAGFAVAMPVGYGLFYKLQPKASNHGGAIFWAVALACTNFPDLARILADVKLLRSEFGRTALTSALISDLCCWVFLVVAMALLHQGKYLALGSTIAFIIFCVFALRPALKWIIRHTAKEDNYNDFHVCFVLTGVIVCGFIADACGAHSIAGAFMLGVIMPKGDLTDTVMEKVEDFVSGILMPVFFLMVGLRVRIGKITYGTNSANAFLVIVLTFIPKIFSTYCISFLYGMPALDGLSLGLLMNTKGLLSLIILCTGRDLKALDNQTFSVLVLAFWLMTLVVGPILAFTYKRSRRTRHYKRRTIQSTNPDTDFRILVCIHSMRNVSGMINLLQNSNPTQLSPINVFAVHLVELTGRSSAMLIVHDTYSSTNKGRSRSNSDGIASAFESLESHSNNVSVQPLTAVSAYDSMHEDICSLAEDKRVTLIIIPFHKQLSMDGGLEDSNPPLRGVNQNVFANAPCSVAIFVDRGLNASMRRESNHAGHGQRFAMLFIGGPDDREALAYAWRMSGHSSVSLTVVRFVSGWXNTIHRIELNIIPHTKNIQILLRCNNIEKQLDDDYLEKFRQDTKCNPSVTYMEKLTNNGEETLKTISTMEHHEYDLYIVGRGEGMESPLTSGLTEWSDCPELGALGDSLVSASFTSNVSVLIVQQHGEGSSGGGEELGQVGVEEEHTGRLKEQFGHMTWQPPPRDNADKEPFVPRAAQYNEDEY from the exons ATGACATTGGAGACAGTGGCAAACTTGAGTATGGTTTACTATATGTTTTTGGTTGGCCTAGAGACAGACTTTACCTTAATACTACGTGCAGGGAAGAAGGCCTATAGTGTTGTCCTAGCCGGTTTTGCCGTTGCAATGCCTGTTGGTTATggcttattttataaacttcAACCTAAGGCATCCAACCATGGTGGTGCAATCTTCTGGGCTGTTGCTCTAGCCTGCACCAATTTCCCGGACCTTGCTCGAATCCTCGCAGATGTCAAGCTGCTACGCTCAGAGTTTGGCCGGACGGCCTTAACCTCAGCTCTTATCAGTGACTTATGCTGTTGGGTTTTCCTGGtagtggcaatggcattgcttCATCAGGGAAAGTACTTGGCACTGGGTTCAACTATTGCCTTCATAATTTTCTGTGTGTTTGCATTGCGTCCAGCTCTCAAATGGATAATTCGCCACACAGCAAAAGAAGACAACTACAATGACTTCCATGTATGTTTTGTTTTGACTGGGGTCATAGTGTGTGGATTCATTGCTGATGCTTGTGGTGCTCATTCCATTGCTGGGGCTTTCATGTTGGGAGTTATTATGCCAAAAGGGGACCTTACAGATACAGTTATGGAGAAGGTTGAAGATTTTGTGTCAGGGATTTTGATGCCTGTTTTCTTCTTAATGGTTGGGCTCAGAGTCAGAATTGGAAAAATTACCTATGGCACTAATTCGGCAAACGCTTTTTTAGTTATTGTCCTAACTTTTATACCCAAGATTTTCAGCACTTACTGCATATCTTTTCTGTACGGCATGCCAGCACTGGATGGTCTGTCTCTTGGACTACTAATGAACACCAAAGGCTTGTTGTCCCTTATTATTCTTTGCACCGGACGGGACTTAAAG GCTTTGGACAACCAAACCTTTTCAGTTTTGGTGCTTGCATTCTGGCTTATGACACTTGTGGTTGGGCCTATCCTTGCATTCACTTACAAGCGCTCAAGGCGTACCAGGCACTACAAGCGCAGGACCATACAAAGCACAAACCCAGACACTGACTTTCGAATACTTGTATGTATTCATTCCATGCGCAATGTTTCTGGCATGATTAACCTCCTCCAGAATTCTAATCCCACTCAACTATCCCCCATTAACGTCTTTGCTGTCCACCTAGTCGAGCTCACAGGACGCTCTTCCGCCATGCTAATTGTGCATGACACCTACAGCTCTACAAACAAAG GACGCTCTAGATCAAACTCTGATGGCATTGCAAGTGCCTTTGAAAGCTTGGAGAGCCACAGCAATAATGTTTCTGTCCAGCCCTTAACAGCGGTGTCTGCTTATGACTCAATGCACGAGGATATTTGTAGCTTAGCTGAGGACAAGCGTGTGACACTCATAATCATTCCCTTTCACAAACAACTAAGCATGGATGGTGGATTGGAGGATTCTAACCCCCCTCTTAGAGGAGTTAACCAAAATGTGTTCGCAAATGCACCTTGTTCTGTAGCTATCTTTGTGGATCGAGGACTTAATGCGTCCATGCGCAGAGAGTCCAACCATGCTGGTCATGGACAACGCTTCGCCATGCTCTTCATTGGCGGCCCCGATGATCGGGAGGCATTGGCTTATGCGTGGAGGATGTCGGGGCATTCCAGTGTCAGCTTAACGGTGGTGCGATTTGTTTCAGGTTGGTAAAATACTATACATAGAATAGAACTTAATA tcattccacacacaaaaaatatacaGATTTTATTGAGa TGTAATAACATTGAAAAGCAGCTAGACGATGACTATCTAGAAAAGTTCAGGCAAGACACCAAGTGCAACCCATCAGTTACATACATGGAGAAATTGACGAATAATGGGGAAGAAACTCTGAAAACAATAAGCACAATGGAGCATCATGAGTATGATCTATACATAGTAGGAAGAGGGGAAGGAATGGAGTCACCATTGACATCTGGGTTAACGGAGTGGAGTGACTGTCCAGAACTTGGAGCTTTGGGGGATTCATTGGTGTCTGCAAGCTTCACATCAAATGTATCAGTTCTGATAGTGCAACAACACGGTGAAGGAAGTAGTGGAGGAGGAGAGGAACTGGGTCAAGTTGGGGTTGAAGAAGAACACACTGGACGTCTAAAAGAGCAATTTGGGCACATGACATGGCAGCCTCCTCCGAGAGATAATGCTGATAAAGAACCTTTTGTACCTCGTGCAGCTCAATATAATGAAGACGAGTATTGA
- the LOC126724142 gene encoding hypothetical protein At1g04090-like, translating into MVLLFPLCFTYYIQPTPLAKYASCLIPLFLIVVIGDCLNLHLSSQVSAMGNCLSLSPSAKVLSISKKNKASLPIDNIFKLPSPLPTWPPGNGFASGVINLGGLQVRQISSFNKVWATKEGGPDNLGATFFEPSNVPQGFFMLGSYSQANNQTFFGRVLVAKDDSGGALKKPLDYTLVWSSESSKIKQDGNGYIWLPTPPDGYKAVGHVVTSSPNKPSPDQIRCVRSDLTDQCEAHTWTWGPGKDKDENGFNVYSLRPSIRGIQSQAMGVSVGSFLAYTGGVTSPLSNIACLKNAKSNLSSMPNVKQIEALLHTYSPWVYFHSDEIYLPSSVDWFFGNGALLYKKGEESKPAPIEPTGSNLPQGGSNDGAYWLDLPVDEGAKERVKKGDLGNSQVYVHIKPMLGATFTDIAIWVFYPFNGPAKAKVEMVNVPLGKIGEHVGDWEHVTLRVSNFNGELQRVYFSEHSGGTWVDAPELEFQNGNKPVAYASLNGHAFYSKPGLVLQGSKGIGIRNDSEKSNLVMDTGLSYSVVSADYLGSAVVEPPWLSYCREWGPKLSYDLAEEIKKVEKLLPGPLKSAFDKFIKGLPSEVLGEEGPTGPKMKNSWTGDEV; encoded by the exons ATGGTCCTTTTATTCCCACTGTGTTTCACATATTATATTCAGCCAACACCTTTAGCAAAATATGCTTCTTGTCTAATCCCTTTATTCCTTATAGTAGTAATAGGAGATTGTTTAAATCtccatctttcttctcaagtttCAGCAATGGGGAAttgcctttctctctctccttctgcAAAGGTTCTCTCTATCTCCAAGAAGAACAAGGCTTCTTTGCCCATTGATAACATTTTCAAGCTTCCCTCTCCATTACCAACTTGGCCACCAG GTAATGGATTTGCAAGTGGAGTTATCAATTTGGGAGGATTACAAGTGCGTCAAATATCATCTTTCAACAAAGTTTGGGCGACAAAAGAAGGTGGTCCAGACAACCTTGGAGCAACATTCTTTGAACCCTCAAATGTACCACAAGGATTCTTTATGCTAGGTTCTTATAGCCAAGCAAACAACCAGACTTTCTTTGGAAGGGTTCTTGTAGCCAAAGATGACTCAGGTGGAGCTCTGAAGAAGCCACTGGATTACACTCTTGTGTGGAGCAGTGAGTCTTCGAAAATCAAGCAAGATGGCAATGGCTATATTTGGTTGCCAACACCCCCAGATGGTTACAAAGCCGTAGGCCATGTTGTCACGAGCTCGCCTAACAAGCCATCCCCAGATCAAATTAGGTGTGTTAGATCTGACCTCACTGATCAATGTGAGGCCCACACATGGACTTGGGGTCCAGGTAAGGATAAGGATGAAAATGGTTTCAATGTTTATAGTTTGAGGCCCAGCATTAGAGGGATCCAATCCCAAGCTATGGGAGTTTCTGTGGGTTCATTTTTAGCCTACACTGGTGGGGTTACTTCTCCTTTGTCTAATATAGCTTGCTTGAAGAATGCCAAATCCAATTTGTCTTCTATGCCTAATGTAAAGCAAATTGAGGCATTACTTCATACCTACTCTCCATGGGTATACTTTCACTCTGATGAAATATATCTACCTTCCTCAGTTGATTGGTTTTTTGGGAATGGGGCACTATTATATAAGAAAGGGGAAGAGTCAAAGCCTGCTCCAATTGAGCCCACAGGCTCAAATCTTCCTCAAGGTGGTTCAAATGATGGTGCATATTGGTTGGACCTTCCAGTTGATGAAGGGGCTAAAGAAAGAGTCAAGAAAGGAGACTTAGGGAACTCCCAGGTTTATGTTCACATAAAGCCCATGTTGGGTGCTACATTCACTGACATAGCTATATGGGTCTTTTATCCATTTAATGGGCCTGCAAAGGCTAAGGTTGAAATGGTCAATGTCCCATTGGGGAAGATAGGTGAACATGTTGGTGATTGGGAGCATGTGACTTTAAGAGTCAGCAATTTCAATGGGGAGCTACAAAGGGTCTATTTCTCTGAACACAGTGGAGGCACTTGGGTGGATGCACCAGAGCTAGAGTTTCAAAATGGTAACAAGCCTGTGGCCTATGCATCATTGAATGGCCATGCCTTTTATTCAAAGCCAGGACTTGTTTTGCAAGGGAGTAAGGGAATAGGAATAAGAAATGATTCTGAAAAGAGCAATTTGGTCATGGATACTGGGTTGAGTTATTCAGTAGTGTCAGCTGACTATTTGGGTTCAGCCGTGGTTGAGCCACCTTGGTTGAGCTATTGTAGAGAATGGGGTCCAAAACTTAGTTATGATCTTGCAGAGGAGATTAAAAAGGTGGAGAAATTACTGCCAGGTCCTCTTAAATCTGCTTTTGACAAATTTATCAAGGGCCTACCCAGTGAAGTGTTGGGTGAGGAAGGGCCCACTGGGCCCAAGATGAAGAACAGTTGGACTGGAGATGAAGTTTAA